From the Caballeronia sp. NK8 genome, one window contains:
- the metF gene encoding methylenetetrahydrofolate reductase [NAD(P)H] → MKPIELSFEFFPPKTQEGVDKLRASRAELKKLSPKFVSVTFGAGGSTQQGTLDTVLEMATEGFEAAPHLSCIGSSRDSLRAILSNYREHGIRHIVALRGDLPSGMGEVGELRYASELVAFIRQEHGDWFNIEVAAYPEFHPQSKSPRADLENFARKVKAGANSAITQYFFNADSYFRFVEEARKLGVDVPIVPGIMPITNFSQLMRFSDMCGAEVPKWIARRLESFGDDRESIRAFGVDVVTGLCQRLVDDGAPGLHFYTLNGSWASKAICEGLGFKSI, encoded by the coding sequence ATGAAACCGATCGAACTCTCATTCGAGTTTTTCCCGCCGAAGACGCAGGAGGGCGTGGACAAGCTGCGCGCGTCCCGCGCCGAGCTCAAGAAGCTCTCGCCCAAGTTCGTTTCCGTGACCTTCGGCGCAGGCGGCTCCACGCAGCAAGGCACGCTCGACACCGTGCTCGAAATGGCCACGGAAGGCTTCGAGGCCGCGCCGCATCTTTCGTGCATCGGCTCGTCGCGGGACAGCCTGCGCGCGATCCTTTCGAACTACCGCGAGCACGGCATTCGTCATATCGTCGCGCTGCGCGGCGATCTGCCTTCGGGCATGGGCGAAGTCGGCGAGTTGCGCTATGCGTCCGAACTCGTGGCGTTCATCCGTCAGGAGCACGGCGACTGGTTCAACATCGAAGTGGCCGCGTATCCGGAATTTCATCCGCAATCGAAGTCGCCGCGCGCGGACCTCGAAAACTTCGCGCGCAAGGTGAAGGCGGGCGCGAATTCCGCGATCACGCAGTACTTCTTCAACGCCGATTCGTACTTCAGGTTTGTCGAGGAAGCGCGCAAGCTCGGCGTGGACGTGCCGATCGTGCCGGGCATCATGCCGATCACCAACTTCTCGCAACTGATGCGCTTCTCCGACATGTGCGGCGCGGAAGTGCCGAAGTGGATCGCGCGCCGGCTCGAAAGCTTCGGCGACGATCGCGAGTCGATTCGCGCATTCGGCGTCGATGTGGTGACCGGTTTGTGCCAGCGCCTCGTCGACGACGGCGCGCCGGGGCTGCACTTCTACACGCTCAACGGTTCGTGGGCCTCCAAAGCGATTTGCGAAGGCCTCGGATTCAAAAGCATCTGA
- a CDS encoding CidA/LrgA family protein: MSAVLTNPSQSAFGRFLRVAVQSAALAAIWVAADFVARKLSLPVPGGVVGLVALLALLFCGGIAPRWVKAGADWLLSDMLLFFIPAAVAAVQYGGLFKEDGWRLALVVVGGTLMVMVAVAFAVDRAARLERHLALRRVLVARQAARA; encoded by the coding sequence ATGTCCGCCGTCCTGACGAACCCTTCGCAATCCGCCTTCGGCCGCTTTCTGCGCGTCGCGGTGCAGTCCGCCGCGCTCGCGGCGATCTGGGTCGCGGCGGATTTCGTCGCGCGCAAGCTGTCGCTGCCGGTGCCGGGCGGCGTGGTCGGCCTGGTCGCGCTGCTCGCGCTGTTGTTCTGCGGCGGCATCGCACCGCGCTGGGTGAAAGCGGGCGCGGACTGGCTGCTTTCGGACATGCTGCTGTTCTTCATCCCGGCGGCGGTCGCGGCGGTTCAGTACGGCGGCCTCTTCAAGGAGGACGGCTGGCGGCTCGCGCTTGTGGTGGTCGGGGGAACCTTGATGGTGATGGTGGCCGTCGCGTTCGCCGTCGACCGTGCGGCGCGCCTCGAACGCCATCTCGCGTTGCGCCGCGTGCTCGTCGCACGGCAGGCCGCGCGCGCGTGA
- a CDS encoding TraB/GumN family protein → MCVVPDSFDKPRFVRAAFAKTTAIVLSFALFTAGVCVSPAGFAVVGSRTPQAAGDAGSAAAPANPVAPPRADRSEGTTASGPVRAQPPRMPFYVATKGTTTIYLLGTLHVGFASDYPPEQPFRKPILAALDASPTLALEISPDELLLSQDDVNRYGMCRSECLIDYLPDAMWKKVETRMRGNPEALKELRHTRPWLASMLIETYDTLKAGFQSEYGTEAQLQNVYLRARGKIVGLETLNEQISTFTRLTSAQQREMLAQDLVQTPAENVADVKELHRLWRIGDADALKAWDDAKSSKLARNPALAAQVDGRVVYERNRRFVQRMVGLAAPDKPVFVAIGALHLGGARGVVELLRKRGFVVVPG, encoded by the coding sequence ATGTGCGTCGTGCCGGATTCATTCGACAAGCCGCGCTTCGTGCGCGCGGCGTTCGCCAAAACGACAGCCATCGTGCTGTCGTTCGCGCTGTTTACGGCGGGTGTTTGCGTCTCGCCGGCGGGCTTCGCCGTGGTTGGATCGCGCACGCCGCAGGCCGCGGGCGACGCGGGGTCCGCCGCCGCGCCCGCCAATCCGGTTGCGCCGCCGCGCGCGGATCGCTCGGAAGGCACGACCGCGAGCGGCCCGGTGCGCGCGCAGCCGCCGCGCATGCCGTTTTACGTCGCGACCAAGGGTACGACGACCATCTATCTGCTCGGCACGCTCCATGTGGGATTCGCGAGCGACTATCCGCCCGAGCAACCCTTTCGCAAACCGATACTTGCGGCGCTGGATGCATCGCCGACATTGGCGCTGGAAATTTCTCCGGACGAACTGCTGCTATCCCAGGACGATGTGAACCGCTACGGCATGTGTCGCAGCGAGTGTCTGATCGACTATCTGCCGGACGCGATGTGGAAGAAGGTCGAGACGCGCATGCGCGGCAATCCGGAAGCGTTGAAGGAGTTGCGGCACACGCGGCCGTGGCTCGCGTCGATGCTGATCGAAACGTACGACACGTTGAAGGCGGGTTTTCAGAGCGAGTATGGGACCGAGGCGCAGTTGCAGAACGTCTATCTGCGGGCGAGAGGGAAGATCGTCGGGCTGGAGACGCTGAACGAGCAGATTTCGACATTTACGCGGCTCACTTCGGCGCAGCAGCGGGAGATGCTCGCGCAGGATCTGGTGCAGACGCCGGCGGAGAATGTCGCGGACGTGAAGGAGTTGCACAGGCTATGGCGCATCGGCGATGCGGACGCTTTGAAAGCCTGGGATGACGCGAAGAGCAGCAAGCTCGCGAGGAATCCGGCGCTGGCGGCGCAGGTCGATGGTCGGGTGGTTTATGAGCGGAACCGGCGCTTCGTGCAGCGGATGGTTGGGCTGGCCGCGCCGGATAAGCCGGTGTTCGTGGCGATCGGGGCGTTGCATCTCGGGGGAGCGAGGGGGGTGGTGGAGCTGTTGAGGAAGAGGGGGTTTGTGGTGGTGCCTGGTTGA
- the ahcY gene encoding adenosylhomocysteinase, with protein MNAAVLDSKNSKDYVVADMSLAAWGRKELDIAETEMPGLIQTREEYKAQQPLKGARVAGSLHMTIQTGVLIETLTALGADVRWASCNIFSTQDHAAAAIAAGGTPVFAFKGESLDEYWEFSHRIFEWPNGEFANMILDDGGDATLLLILGSKAEKDRSVISKPTNEEEVALYKSIASHLDADPTWYSTRLAHIQGVTEETTTGVHRLYQMEKEGRLPFPAINVNDSVTKSKFDNLYGCRESLVDGIKRATDVMIAGKIAVVAGYGDVGKGCAQSLRGLGATVWVTEIDPICALQAAMEGYRVVTMEYAASRADIFVTATGNYHVINHDHMKAMRNNAIVCNIGHFDSEIDIASTRQYTWDNIKPQVDHIVFPDGKKIIILAEGRLVNLGCATGHPSFVMSNSFTNQTLAQIELFTQGEKYENKVYVLPKHLDEKVARLHLGRIGVELTVLSDEQAGYIGVDKNGPFKPNHYRY; from the coding sequence ATGAACGCCGCAGTTCTCGATTCCAAGAATTCCAAGGATTACGTCGTCGCCGACATGTCGCTGGCCGCATGGGGCCGCAAGGAACTCGACATCGCCGAAACGGAAATGCCGGGTCTCATCCAGACGCGCGAGGAATACAAGGCGCAGCAGCCGCTGAAGGGCGCGCGCGTCGCCGGTTCCCTGCACATGACGATCCAGACGGGCGTGCTGATCGAAACGCTCACCGCGCTGGGCGCGGACGTGCGCTGGGCATCGTGCAATATCTTCTCGACGCAGGATCACGCAGCCGCCGCCATCGCCGCCGGCGGCACGCCGGTGTTCGCGTTCAAGGGCGAATCGCTCGACGAATACTGGGAGTTCTCGCACCGCATCTTCGAATGGCCGAACGGCGAGTTCGCCAACATGATTCTCGATGACGGCGGCGATGCAACACTGCTGCTCATTCTCGGCTCGAAGGCGGAGAAGGATCGTTCGGTCATCTCGAAACCGACGAACGAGGAAGAAGTGGCGCTCTACAAGTCGATCGCTTCGCACCTCGACGCCGATCCGACGTGGTACTCCACGCGCCTCGCGCACATTCAGGGCGTGACGGAAGAAACCACCACGGGCGTGCACCGCCTGTACCAGATGGAAAAGGAAGGCCGCCTGCCGTTCCCGGCCATCAACGTGAACGATTCGGTCACGAAGTCGAAGTTCGACAACCTCTACGGCTGCCGCGAATCGCTCGTGGACGGCATCAAGCGCGCAACCGACGTGATGATCGCGGGCAAGATCGCGGTCGTGGCCGGTTACGGCGACGTGGGCAAGGGCTGCGCGCAATCGCTGCGCGGTCTGGGCGCGACGGTGTGGGTCACGGAAATCGATCCGATCTGCGCGCTGCAAGCCGCGATGGAAGGCTACCGCGTCGTGACGATGGAATACGCCGCGAGCCGCGCCGACATCTTCGTGACGGCGACGGGCAACTACCACGTCATCAACCACGACCACATGAAGGCGATGCGCAACAACGCGATCGTCTGCAACATCGGCCACTTCGATTCGGAAATCGATATCGCTTCCACGCGCCAGTACACGTGGGACAACATCAAGCCGCAGGTCGATCACATCGTCTTCCCGGACGGCAAGAAGATCATCATTCTGGCTGAGGGCCGTCTCGTGAACCTCGGCTGCGCAACGGGCCATCCGTCGTTCGTGATGTCGAACTCGTTCACCAACCAGACGCTCGCGCAGATCGAACTGTTCACGCAAGGCGAGAAGTACGAGAACAAGGTCTACGTGCTGCCGAAGCATCTCGACGAAAAGGTCGCGCGTCTGCATCTGGGCCGCATCGGCGTGGAACTGACCGTGCTGTCGGACGAGCAGGCGGGTTATATCGGCGTCGACAAGAACGGCCCGTTCAAGCCGAACCACTATCGCTATTAA
- a CDS encoding peptide ABC transporter ATP-binding protein: MNAVPKEISQDIVLAADQLTKHYDVKRSAFKHGTVKALNGVSFELKRGRTLAVVGESGCGKSTLARQLTMIEAPTSGRLLIDGDDVAGASKAKIAELRQRVQMVFQNPFASLNPRKTVEQTLGEPLAINTSLSSTERAERIAKMMRTVGLRPEHATRYPHMFSGGQRQRVAIARAMILDPQILVADEPVSALDVSIQAQILNLFMDLQQQFGTSYVFISHNLSVVEHIADDVMVMYFGGVAEVGDKKTIFAKPRHPYTRALMSATPAIFEEDRTIKIKLQGEMPSPLNPPSGCTFHQRCPYAIERCRVEEPKLRAVDGRQVSCHRAEEVGEGEA, translated from the coding sequence ATGAACGCCGTACCGAAGGAAATCAGTCAGGACATCGTGCTCGCGGCCGATCAGCTCACGAAGCACTACGACGTGAAGCGCAGCGCGTTCAAGCATGGCACGGTGAAGGCGCTCAACGGCGTGTCGTTCGAACTGAAGCGCGGGCGCACGCTCGCGGTCGTGGGCGAATCGGGCTGCGGCAAGTCCACGCTCGCGCGCCAGTTGACGATGATCGAAGCGCCCACGTCGGGCCGCTTGCTGATCGACGGTGATGATGTCGCGGGCGCAAGCAAGGCGAAAATCGCGGAATTGCGCCAGCGCGTGCAGATGGTGTTTCAGAACCCGTTCGCGTCGCTGAATCCGCGCAAGACTGTCGAGCAGACGCTCGGCGAGCCGCTCGCGATCAACACATCGCTTTCGTCGACGGAGCGCGCCGAGCGCATCGCGAAGATGATGCGCACCGTCGGCTTGCGGCCGGAGCATGCGACGCGTTACCCGCACATGTTTTCGGGCGGGCAGCGTCAGCGCGTGGCGATTGCGCGCGCGATGATTCTCGATCCGCAGATCCTCGTCGCGGATGAGCCCGTGTCCGCGCTCGATGTGTCGATCCAGGCGCAGATCCTGAACCTGTTCATGGATCTGCAGCAACAGTTCGGCACGAGCTACGTGTTCATCTCGCACAACCTGTCGGTGGTCGAGCATATCGCCGACGACGTGATGGTGATGTACTTCGGCGGCGTCGCCGAAGTAGGCGACAAGAAGACGATCTTCGCGAAGCCGCGCCATCCGTACACGCGCGCGCTGATGTCCGCGACGCCCGCGATCTTCGAGGAAGACCGGACCATCAAGATCAAGCTGCAGGGCGAGATGCCGTCGCCGCTCAATCCGCCGTCGGGCTGCACGTTTCATCAGCGCTGCCCGTACGCGATCGAGCGATGCCGTGTGGAGGAGCCGAAGCTGCGCGCGGTCGATGGACGTCAGGTGTCGTGTCATCGCGCCGAGGAGGTCGGCGAAGGCGAGGCCTGA
- a CDS encoding ABC transporter permease subunit, whose amino-acid sequence MADIQNNLPPQAVMPPPSGRMVAAREFWANFSRNRGAVVAGVIVLLLIIVAITAPLIAPHSPIEQYRDYVKIPPAWLEGGNRMFPLGTDEAGRDILSRLMYGARLSFWIGFVSVILALIPGVVLGLMAAFFSWLDTPIMRVMDVLLALPSLLLAVAVVAIIGPGLVNTMLAIAIVALPGYVRLTRASALGELQKEYVTASRVAGAGTVRLMFSQVLPNCAAPLIVQATLGFSSAILDAAALGFLGLGVQPPAAEWGAMLASARDYIESAWWIVTMPGLSILVSVLVINLLGDGLRDALDPKLKRMG is encoded by the coding sequence ATGGCCGATATTCAAAACAACCTCCCGCCGCAAGCGGTGATGCCGCCGCCGTCCGGCCGCATGGTCGCGGCGCGCGAGTTCTGGGCGAACTTCTCGCGCAATCGCGGCGCTGTCGTCGCGGGCGTGATCGTGCTTTTGTTGATCATCGTGGCGATCACTGCGCCGCTGATCGCGCCGCACAGCCCTATCGAGCAATACCGCGACTACGTGAAGATTCCGCCTGCGTGGCTCGAAGGCGGAAACCGCATGTTCCCGCTCGGCACCGATGAAGCCGGCCGCGACATCCTCTCGCGCCTGATGTACGGCGCGCGGCTGTCGTTCTGGATCGGTTTCGTGTCGGTGATTCTCGCGCTGATTCCGGGCGTCGTGCTCGGTCTCATGGCCGCGTTCTTTAGCTGGCTCGACACGCCGATCATGCGCGTGATGGACGTGCTGCTCGCGTTGCCGTCGCTGCTGCTCGCGGTCGCCGTCGTGGCGATCATCGGGCCGGGACTCGTCAACACCATGCTCGCCATCGCGATCGTCGCGTTGCCGGGTTACGTGCGTCTGACGCGCGCATCCGCGCTCGGCGAATTGCAGAAGGAATACGTGACGGCATCGCGCGTCGCGGGCGCGGGCACCGTGCGGCTGATGTTCTCGCAAGTGCTGCCGAACTGCGCCGCGCCGCTCATCGTGCAGGCGACGCTCGGCTTCTCCTCCGCGATTCTCGATGCCGCCGCGCTCGGCTTCCTCGGCCTCGGCGTGCAACCGCCGGCGGCGGAGTGGGGCGCGATGCTGGCATCGGCGCGTGATTACATCGAAAGCGCATGGTGGATCGTGACGATGCCGGGTCTGTCGATTCTGGTCTCGGTGCTCGTCATCAACCTGCTCGGCGACGGTCTGCGTGACGCGCTCGATCCGAAACTCAAGCGGATGGGCTGA
- a CDS encoding LrgB family protein, whose amino-acid sequence MNHFYASLIADDAARLIAAGCFVLTVALYFAAKQLYARFRRPWLTPLLAVPAMLALIVVMARIPYSVYFADTRWLMWLLGPATVAFAVPIYEYRMLIKRHWISLSVGVTVGILVAVGGSLMLAKLLHLSPELQRSLATRSVSTPFALAVSDKIHAPKDLTALFVIATGVCGMLFGEIVLALVPLRTRLARGALFGAAAHGVGTAKARELGSEEGVVASLTMMIAGVAMVLLAPLLSALPF is encoded by the coding sequence ATGAACCACTTCTACGCCTCCCTCATCGCAGACGACGCCGCGCGCCTCATCGCGGCGGGCTGCTTCGTGCTGACCGTCGCGCTGTACTTCGCGGCCAAGCAGCTCTACGCGCGCTTCAGGCGGCCGTGGCTCACGCCGCTGCTCGCGGTGCCGGCGATGCTCGCGCTGATCGTCGTGATGGCGCGCATTCCTTATTCGGTTTACTTCGCCGATACGCGCTGGCTCATGTGGCTGCTCGGCCCGGCGACGGTCGCGTTCGCGGTGCCCATCTACGAATACCGCATGCTCATCAAGCGGCACTGGATTTCGCTGAGCGTCGGCGTGACGGTCGGCATTCTGGTGGCGGTCGGCGGATCGCTGATGCTCGCGAAGCTGCTGCATCTGTCGCCGGAATTGCAGCGCAGTCTCGCGACGCGCTCGGTCTCGACGCCCTTCGCGCTCGCCGTCTCCGACAAAATTCACGCGCCGAAGGACCTCACCGCGCTTTTCGTGATCGCGACGGGCGTCTGCGGCATGCTGTTCGGCGAGATCGTGCTCGCGCTCGTGCCGTTGCGCACGCGGCTCGCGCGAGGCGCGCTGTTCGGCGCGGCGGCGCACGGCGTCGGCACCGCAAAAGCGCGCGAACTGGGGAGCGAAGAGGGCGTCGTCGCCAGTCTCACGATGATGATCGCAGGAGTCGCGATGGTGCTGCTCGCGCCGTTGCTGTCGGCGCTGCCTTTCTGA
- a CDS encoding ABC transporter substrate-binding protein: MNKNSLLRAVRMSALAGAVATASLFAASAANAAIPNKTLVYCSEGSPAGFDPAQYTTGTDFTANTFTVYNRLVEFERGGTKVEPGLAEKWDVSSDGLTYTFHLRHGVKFQTTSFFKPTREFNADDVIFTFNRMLDPNNPFRKAYNVQFPYFTDLGMDKLISKIEKVDPYTVKFTLKEVSAPFIQNMAMEYASILSAEYTDKLLKDGKAADINQQPVGTGPFIFRSYTKDATIRFDGNPDYWKPNAVQISKLIFSITPDAAVRVQKLKSNECQVMSYPRPGDIAALKSASNVDTPSQAGFNEGYVAYNVTKKDLGNTDVRRALDMAINKKAIIDSVYQGAGQPATAPMPPTQWSYDKNLKGQAYDTAKAKELLAKAGFPNGFEITLWAMPVQRAYNPNARLMAEMIQADWAKIGVKANIVSYEWGEYLKRAHAGEHDALLIGWTGDNGDPDNWLGTLLGCDAVKGSNFSKWCYKPFDELVVKGRSTTDVAARTKAYTDAQQIFAQQLPFSPIAHSTVYQPVSKKVTNMKIEPLGYVRFDGVGMQ; this comes from the coding sequence ATGAACAAAAACAGCCTGTTGCGAGCCGTCCGCATGTCGGCGCTCGCGGGCGCCGTGGCCACGGCATCGCTCTTCGCAGCGAGCGCGGCGAACGCCGCCATCCCGAACAAGACGCTCGTGTACTGTTCGGAAGGCAGCCCCGCCGGTTTCGATCCGGCCCAATACACGACCGGCACCGATTTCACCGCGAACACCTTCACCGTGTACAACCGTCTCGTCGAGTTCGAGCGCGGCGGCACCAAGGTCGAGCCGGGTCTCGCGGAGAAGTGGGACGTTTCGTCCGACGGACTCACCTACACGTTCCATCTGCGTCACGGCGTGAAGTTCCAGACGACGTCGTTCTTCAAGCCGACGCGCGAATTCAACGCGGATGACGTGATCTTCACGTTCAACCGCATGCTCGATCCGAACAATCCGTTCCGCAAGGCGTACAACGTGCAGTTTCCGTACTTCACGGACCTCGGCATGGACAAGCTGATCTCGAAGATCGAGAAGGTCGATCCGTACACCGTGAAGTTCACGCTGAAGGAAGTGAGCGCGCCATTCATCCAGAACATGGCGATGGAATACGCATCGATTCTGTCCGCCGAGTACACGGACAAGCTGCTGAAGGACGGCAAGGCCGCCGACATCAATCAGCAGCCGGTCGGCACGGGCCCGTTCATTTTCCGCAGCTATACGAAGGACGCGACCATCCGCTTCGACGGCAATCCTGACTATTGGAAGCCGAACGCGGTGCAGATCTCCAAGCTGATCTTCTCGATCACGCCGGACGCCGCCGTGCGCGTGCAGAAGCTGAAGAGCAACGAATGCCAGGTGATGAGCTATCCGCGTCCGGGCGATATCGCGGCGCTGAAGTCGGCGTCGAATGTCGATACGCCGTCGCAGGCGGGCTTCAACGAAGGCTATGTCGCGTACAACGTCACGAAGAAGGACCTCGGCAACACCGACGTGCGTCGCGCGCTCGACATGGCGATCAACAAGAAGGCGATCATCGATTCCGTATATCAGGGCGCGGGCCAGCCGGCCACCGCACCGATGCCGCCGACGCAATGGTCCTATGACAAGAACCTGAAAGGTCAGGCTTACGACACCGCGAAGGCGAAGGAACTGCTCGCGAAAGCGGGCTTTCCGAACGGCTTCGAGATCACGCTGTGGGCGATGCCCGTGCAACGCGCATACAACCCGAACGCGCGTCTGATGGCGGAAATGATTCAGGCCGACTGGGCGAAGATCGGCGTGAAGGCGAACATCGTGTCGTACGAGTGGGGCGAGTATCTGAAGCGCGCGCACGCGGGCGAACATGACGCGCTGCTGATCGGCTGGACCGGCGACAACGGCGACCCCGACAACTGGCTCGGCACGCTGCTCGGCTGCGATGCGGTGAAGGGCAGCAACTTCTCGAAGTGGTGCTACAAGCCGTTCGACGAGCTCGTCGTGAAGGGCCGTTCGACGACCGATGTCGCCGCTCGCACCAAGGCTTACACCGACGCGCAGCAGATCTTCGCGCAACAACTGCCGTTCTCGCCGATCGCGCACTCGACGGTCTATCAGCCCGTCAGCAAGAAGGTGACGAACATGAAGATCGAGCCGCTCGGCTACGTGCGCTTCGATGGCGTCGGCATGCAATAA
- a CDS encoding ABC transporter ATP-binding protein: MNDLLTIRNLQVTFGGTQAVDRIDLSVKPGEVVGVVGESGSGKSVTMMALMGLIDAPGKVTADQVTFDGKDLLKASASARRRIIGKDIAMVFQDALTSLNPSYTVGYQIKEVLKLHEGLRGDALNKRALELLDQVGIPDAKSRINAFPHQMSGGMNQRVMIAMAVACNPKLLIADEPTTALDVTIQAQIMELLVKLQKERGMALVLISHDLAVVSEVAQRVAVMYAGEIIETNHVPTIFSDPHHPYTEALLAAIPEHSRGAERLAALPGMVPGKDDRPSGCLFAPRCKYVVDDCWKGRPGLLQLDKNDPAVRARCIKPLNIDVVVEGGAR; encoded by the coding sequence ATGAACGATCTTCTGACTATCCGTAATTTGCAGGTGACGTTCGGCGGCACACAGGCCGTCGATCGCATCGATCTTTCCGTGAAGCCGGGCGAAGTGGTCGGCGTCGTCGGCGAATCGGGCTCGGGCAAGAGCGTCACGATGATGGCGCTGATGGGCCTCATCGACGCGCCCGGCAAAGTGACCGCCGATCAGGTCACGTTCGACGGCAAGGACTTGCTGAAGGCATCGGCAAGCGCGCGTCGCAGGATCATCGGCAAGGACATCGCGATGGTGTTTCAGGATGCGCTCACGAGCCTGAACCCGAGCTATACCGTCGGCTATCAGATCAAGGAAGTGCTGAAGCTGCACGAAGGCCTGCGCGGCGATGCGCTCAACAAGCGCGCGCTCGAACTGCTCGATCAGGTGGGCATTCCGGATGCGAAAAGCCGCATCAACGCGTTTCCGCATCAGATGTCGGGCGGCATGAACCAGCGCGTGATGATCGCGATGGCCGTCGCGTGCAATCCGAAGCTGCTGATCGCCGACGAGCCGACTACCGCGCTCGACGTGACGATTCAGGCGCAGATCATGGAACTGCTCGTCAAGCTGCAGAAGGAACGCGGCATGGCGCTCGTGCTGATCTCGCACGATCTGGCCGTCGTGTCCGAAGTGGCGCAGCGCGTCGCGGTGATGTACGCGGGCGAGATCATCGAAACGAATCATGTGCCGACGATCTTCAGCGACCCGCATCATCCGTATACGGAGGCGCTGCTTGCGGCGATTCCCGAGCATTCGCGCGGTGCGGAGCGCCTCGCGGCTTTGCCGGGCATGGTGCCGGGCAAGGACGACCGGCCGAGCGGATGTCTGTTCGCACCGCGCTGCAAGTATGTCGTCGACGATTGCTGGAAGGGCAGGCCGGGTCTGCTTCAGCTCGACAAGAACGATCCGGCCGTGCGCGCGCGTTGCATCAAGCCGTTGAACATCGATGTGGTGGTGGAAGGAGGCGCGCGATGA
- a CDS encoding ABC transporter permease subunit produces MFRFVLRRIGMVIPTFIGITILAFALIHLIPGDPIEVMMGERGVDPAMHAEAMKRLGLDQPLPIQYLTYVGHALKGDLGTSIITNTSVMGEFLARFPATVELSICAMIFALVVGLPAGVAAALKRGTVVDHSVMGTALTGYSMPIFWWGLILIMFFSAKLGWTPVSGRIAVEYDIPHVTGFMLIDSIFSTDEGAFKSAVSHLILPTIVLGTIPLAVIARMTRSSMLEVLREDFIRTARAKGLSPLRVIVVHALRNALIPVVTVIGLQVGTLLAGAVLTETLFSWPGVGKWLIDAISRRDYPVVQGGILMIATLVIVVNLVVDLLYGVLNPRIRHTR; encoded by the coding sequence ATGTTCCGATTCGTTTTGCGACGCATAGGAATGGTGATACCGACGTTCATCGGCATTACGATTCTCGCGTTCGCGCTCATTCACCTGATTCCTGGCGACCCCATCGAAGTGATGATGGGCGAGCGCGGCGTCGACCCGGCGATGCACGCCGAAGCCATGAAGCGCCTCGGCCTCGATCAGCCGCTTCCGATCCAGTATCTGACCTACGTCGGCCACGCGCTGAAGGGCGATCTCGGCACCTCGATCATCACCAATACGAGCGTGATGGGCGAGTTCCTCGCGCGCTTTCCCGCGACCGTCGAGCTGTCGATCTGCGCGATGATCTTCGCGCTCGTCGTCGGATTGCCGGCGGGCGTCGCGGCGGCGTTGAAGCGCGGCACGGTCGTCGATCACAGCGTGATGGGCACCGCGCTCACCGGCTATTCGATGCCGATCTTCTGGTGGGGCTTGATCCTCATCATGTTCTTCTCGGCGAAGCTTGGCTGGACGCCGGTGTCGGGCCGCATCGCGGTGGAATACGACATTCCGCACGTCACCGGCTTCATGTTGATCGACTCGATCTTCTCGACCGATGAAGGCGCGTTCAAATCGGCGGTGTCGCATCTGATTCTGCCGACCATCGTGCTCGGCACGATTCCGCTCGCGGTCATCGCGCGCATGACGCGTTCTTCGATGCTCGAAGTGCTGCGCGAGGACTTCATCCGCACGGCGCGCGCGAAGGGTTTGTCGCCGCTGCGCGTGATCGTCGTGCATGCGCTGCGTAACGCGCTGATTCCCGTGGTGACCGTGATCGGTCTGCAGGTCGGCACGCTGCTCGCGGGCGCGGTGCTCACCGAGACGCTGTTCTCGTGGCCGGGCGTCGGCAAGTGGCTCATCGACGCCATTTCGCGTCGCGATTATCCGGTCGTGCAAGGCGGCATTCTGATGATCGCGACGCTCGTGATCGTCGTGAATCTGGTCGTCGATCTGCTCTACGGCGTGTTGAATCCGCGCATTCGCCATACGAGGTAA
- a CDS encoding phage holin family protein: MTVLLTWLINALALLIITYLVPSIHIRSFGTALIIAVVLGLINAVLRPLLIILTLPVTILTLGVFILVVNALCFWLCSSLLKGFEVSGFWSAFFGSILYSIVSWLLSALIFGNRNFG; the protein is encoded by the coding sequence ATGACCGTGCTGCTGACATGGCTGATCAACGCGCTCGCGCTCCTGATCATTACCTATCTCGTGCCGTCGATCCACATCCGCAGTTTTGGCACGGCGCTCATCATCGCGGTGGTGCTCGGGCTCATCAATGCAGTGCTGAGGCCGCTTCTCATCATCCTCACGCTGCCGGTGACGATCCTCACGCTCGGGGTCTTCATACTCGTCGTGAATGCGCTGTGTTTCTGGCTGTGCTCGTCGCTGCTGAAGGGCTTCGAAGTGTCGGGATTCTGGTCCGCGTTCTTCGGCTCGATTCTGTACAGCATCGTGTCGTGGCTGTTGTCGGCGCTCATTTTCGGGAACCGCAACTTCGGCTGA